One part of the Hydrogenobacter sp. T-2 genome encodes these proteins:
- a CDS encoding nucleotidyltransferase family protein — protein MESGELWKLRKQVLEVLGSKLNIDKCLLLLYGSTALGEDTELSDLDLALDCLEPIEDRLFLQLEKELNLYVDTPKRIEFVELRRLSEEFLDSILTGAVLWHVGKDYLKSWLKRKGL, from the coding sequence ATGGAAAGTGGAGAGCTGTGGAAACTAAGGAAACAAGTGCTTGAAGTTCTTGGGTCTAAGCTAAACATAGACAAGTGTCTTCTTCTCCTGTATGGCTCAACTGCCTTAGGAGAAGACACAGAGCTTTCAGATTTGGACCTTGCTTTGGACTGCCTTGAGCCTATAGAGGATAGGCTTTTTCTACAGCTTGAGAAAGAGCTAAACCTGTATGTGGACACACCAAAGAGGATTGAGTTTGTAGAGTTAAGGAGATTGTCTGAGGAATTCTTAGATAGCATACTTACAGGAGCGGTGTTATGGCATGTGGGGAAAGATTACTTAAAAAGCTGGCTCAAACGGAAAGGGCTTTAG
- a CDS encoding molybdopterin molybdotransferase MoeA: MLTPYEEALESLLERVDRLPTEKVILWDAIGRVLAEDIFADRDSPAFDNSAMDGYTVVSQDLEEIPAKLKVVGEVSAGSEFSGCLERGQAIRIFTGAPIPVGANAVVPVEYTKLEGEYVLIERSFKEGANIRRRGEEIKAGELILKRGTRIRGYEVGLLAFANKVFVEVYQKPRVAVLSTGDEIKEPGEPIEKPSQIRSTNNHLLYARARELGCEVHQLGIIRDEPESIEEVLQRVEDYDVFITTGGVSAGEKDFVHKLVKDMGFEVVFHKLRIKPAKPVLFAKRGRTLFFGLPGNPVSCAMAFDMLVKPALLKMQGVEEHRPKFLKAELLRDFSRRDAERREFVRAKYMEKDGRLFCDYSPKTQSHMLTSYVDANCYMVVYEGVHELKAGQQVDIVPFDW, translated from the coding sequence ATGCTTACACCTTATGAAGAGGCTTTGGAATCCTTGCTCGAAAGGGTTGATAGACTACCTACAGAGAAGGTTATTCTGTGGGATGCCATAGGCAGAGTTTTGGCAGAAGACATCTTTGCAGACAGAGATAGCCCAGCCTTTGACAATTCAGCCATGGACGGCTATACGGTTGTTTCTCAAGACCTTGAAGAAATTCCAGCAAAGCTAAAGGTGGTGGGGGAAGTGTCTGCAGGTAGCGAGTTTTCTGGATGCTTAGAGAGAGGGCAAGCCATAAGGATATTCACGGGTGCACCTATTCCAGTGGGTGCAAACGCAGTTGTCCCTGTGGAATACACAAAACTTGAAGGCGAGTATGTGCTCATAGAGAGGTCTTTCAAAGAAGGTGCTAACATAAGGAGAAGGGGAGAAGAAATAAAGGCGGGAGAACTTATCCTCAAGAGAGGCACGAGAATAAGGGGCTATGAGGTAGGTCTGCTTGCCTTTGCCAACAAGGTCTTTGTGGAAGTGTATCAAAAGCCAAGAGTAGCAGTGCTTTCTACTGGCGACGAAATAAAAGAGCCAGGAGAACCCATAGAAAAGCCATCACAGATAAGGAGCACAAATAATCACCTTCTGTATGCAAGGGCAAGGGAGCTTGGTTGTGAAGTGCACCAGTTGGGGATAATAAGGGATGAACCCGAGAGTATAGAGGAAGTCCTCCAAAGGGTGGAAGATTATGATGTCTTTATTACCACAGGTGGAGTCTCCGCAGGAGAGAAGGATTTTGTCCATAAGTTGGTAAAGGATATGGGCTTTGAGGTGGTCTTTCACAAGCTAAGGATAAAGCCTGCAAAACCTGTGCTTTTTGCCAAAAGAGGAAGGACGCTATTCTTTGGTCTGCCGGGCAATCCTGTATCCTGTGCTATGGCTTTTGATATGCTTGTTAAACCAGCCCTTTTGAAAATGCAGGGAGTAGAAGAACATAGACCCAAGTTTCTAAAGGCAGAGCTTCTTAGGGATTTTTCAAGAAGGGATGCGGAAAGAAGAGAGTTCGTAAGAGCGAAGTATATGGAGAAGGATGGCAGGCTATTTTGTGATTATTCTCCGAAAACACAATCTCACATGCTTACCTCATATGTGGATGCCAACTGTTATATGGTAGTATACGAAGGGGTGCATGAGCTAAAGGCAGGTCAGCAGGTGGATATTGTGCCTTTTGATTGGTAA
- a CDS encoding c-type cytochrome — translation MKKFYISLLLVSLGFASEGELIFKNSCMRCHTDKDRKPLSYLKEKYKGNPEAVMELAKRCPWGQGLSDMEIELVSKWLAGVNTR, via the coding sequence ATGAAAAAGTTTTATATATCCCTTTTGCTTGTAAGCCTTGGCTTTGCCTCAGAGGGAGAGCTTATCTTTAAAAATTCCTGTATGAGATGCCATACGGACAAGGATAGAAAGCCCTTGAGCTATCTGAAGGAGAAGTATAAGGGTAATCCTGAGGCGGTTATGGAGCTTGCTAAAAGATGCCCATGGGGTCAAGGCTTGTCGGATATGGAGATAGAGCTTGTAAGCAAGTGGCTTGCGGGCGTAAATACGCGTTAA
- the coaE gene encoding dephospho-CoA kinase (Dephospho-CoA kinase (CoaE) performs the final step in coenzyme A biosynthesis.) yields MLNIALTGNLGSGKSTAGKFFQEAGFHVLDADRIIRSFYEEKGEVYRKVVEAFGDRVLDREGNIDRKTLAQIVFSDPQSLRLLESITHSELYRRLDEEFRRLPQKSIVVVEASLLIEKGTYRNYHVTLLAYAPYQLCRERALRAGYSIEDFERRWANQMPPEEKKKYAHFIMENTKTLEALRSRVFELAKVFKNWVEFQHEEFP; encoded by the coding sequence ATGCTAAATATAGCCCTAACGGGAAATCTTGGTTCAGGAAAATCTACCGCGGGAAAATTCTTTCAAGAAGCTGGCTTTCATGTCCTTGATGCGGACAGAATAATAAGGTCCTTCTACGAAGAGAAGGGTGAAGTCTACAGAAAGGTGGTAGAGGCTTTTGGTGATAGGGTGCTTGACAGGGAGGGAAACATTGACAGAAAAACACTCGCACAGATAGTTTTCTCAGACCCACAGAGCCTAAGACTGTTGGAAAGTATAACTCATAGTGAACTCTACAGAAGGCTTGATGAGGAGTTTAGAAGGCTTCCTCAAAAGAGCATAGTGGTCGTGGAGGCGAGCCTACTTATAGAAAAAGGGACATATAGAAACTACCACGTAACCCTGCTTGCTTATGCTCCCTATCAACTCTGCAGAGAGCGAGCCTTGAGGGCTGGCTATAGCATAGAGGACTTTGAGAGAAGATGGGCAAACCAGATGCCTCCAGAAGAAAAGAAAAAATACGCTCACTTCATAATGGAGAATACGAAGACCCTTGAAGCCTTAAGGAGTAGGGTCTTTGAGCTTGCAAAAGTCTTTAAAAACTGGGTGGAGTTTCAGCATGAAGAATTTCCTTGA
- a CDS encoding helicase HerA domain-containing protein: MKNFLELIGEEVAKAKKSLKIASPWIDQCILEKTLERLPEGVKLEVILKVGDLKDLHITGGGTFRVLERYGAEIYINERLHAKIILIDDRIAFVGSANLTRAGLEEEGNLEVVIPVKGVELQKTLELFEDYKKESTRLFEEVVAVVMSSESSVEALVLLFDNLPEQSFLWAKSERGRLLCKLTRVYTQINLQDSIEGLSESKSWLVAYYRTLLKKSILVGKVKVLLELIEDEKGYFGTPISGLLPGDQLLPVKEEDEALRKVMKTNLSGYSMDLPVNVGKLVGKGVSVFVDLAKVSGMHMAVFGTTGSGKTTFVVRLVENIPRGTCKTLIFDLFGEYKQKLKIEEDRVHRVSLPYTLLPIWIEDIKDLFREYGLNLYERGEEEKAFFAQLRTSLKPDFKLSTYREKELGNILLDASKGGLRREVLEILQMVSKDMGQEALQNQPEVFRLLDDALNSSKDVIIIDLRDVVNPTTRLNLTGLVLKEILSLARSNPLRRLVVLEEAHNFAPERGATDVPTGRENLAIAMTKRIALEGRKFGVGLVAVSQRPANLSKYVLSQLNTQAIFRLITQNDINAVSQFFEYPSEDQLRLLPNLKPGHLFLSGIAMPFSMLIEIEL; the protein is encoded by the coding sequence ATGAAGAATTTCCTTGAGCTTATAGGGGAGGAGGTAGCAAAAGCTAAGAAAAGCCTTAAGATAGCTTCTCCTTGGATTGACCAGTGTATACTGGAAAAGACCCTTGAAAGGCTTCCCGAGGGTGTAAAACTTGAGGTTATACTTAAGGTAGGAGACTTAAAAGACCTCCATATAACCGGTGGAGGAACCTTTAGAGTTTTGGAAAGGTATGGGGCGGAGATATACATAAACGAAAGGCTTCACGCAAAGATAATACTGATAGATGACAGGATAGCCTTTGTGGGCTCTGCAAACCTAACCAGGGCTGGGCTTGAGGAAGAGGGTAATTTGGAGGTAGTTATTCCTGTAAAGGGGGTGGAGCTCCAGAAAACACTTGAGCTCTTTGAAGATTACAAAAAGGAATCTACAAGGCTCTTTGAGGAGGTGGTGGCAGTTGTTATGTCTTCAGAATCTTCTGTGGAGGCTTTGGTTCTTCTTTTTGACAACCTTCCAGAGCAGTCCTTTCTCTGGGCAAAGAGTGAAAGGGGAAGGCTACTCTGCAAGCTTACAAGGGTATACACCCAGATTAACCTACAGGACTCTATAGAAGGGCTCTCTGAGAGCAAAAGCTGGCTTGTTGCTTACTACAGAACGCTCTTAAAAAAATCTATCCTTGTGGGAAAGGTCAAAGTGCTTCTTGAGCTGATAGAGGATGAAAAAGGATACTTTGGCACACCTATCTCTGGTCTTTTACCAGGAGACCAGCTTCTACCCGTTAAGGAAGAGGATGAGGCTCTACGCAAGGTAATGAAAACTAACCTTTCTGGTTATTCAATGGACTTGCCCGTAAATGTTGGAAAGCTTGTAGGTAAGGGAGTTTCTGTTTTCGTAGACCTCGCAAAGGTAAGTGGTATGCATATGGCTGTCTTTGGGACAACAGGCTCTGGGAAAACTACCTTTGTAGTTAGGCTCGTGGAAAACATCCCGCGGGGCACATGCAAGACCCTTATCTTTGACCTTTTTGGAGAATACAAGCAAAAGTTGAAAATTGAAGAAGACAGAGTGCATCGCGTAAGCCTGCCCTACACTCTACTTCCCATCTGGATAGAGGACATAAAAGACCTATTCAGAGAATATGGTCTTAACCTCTATGAGAGAGGTGAAGAGGAAAAAGCCTTTTTTGCTCAACTGAGAACTTCTCTAAAGCCTGACTTTAAGCTCTCCACTTACAGGGAGAAAGAGCTGGGAAATATACTGCTTGATGCTTCAAAGGGTGGACTAAGAAGGGAGGTGCTTGAGATACTCCAGATGGTCTCAAAAGATATGGGGCAAGAGGCACTTCAGAATCAACCAGAAGTCTTTAGACTGCTGGACGATGCCTTAAATTCCTCAAAAGATGTGATTATAATAGACCTAAGAGATGTGGTGAATCCTACGACACGTCTTAACTTAACTGGGCTTGTGCTCAAGGAAATCCTATCCTTGGCAAGGTCCAATCCTCTGAGAAGACTTGTGGTGCTTGAAGAAGCACATAACTTTGCTCCAGAAAGGGGAGCTACTGATGTGCCTACAGGCAGGGAAAACCTTGCCATAGCAATGACAAAAAGGATAGCTCTGGAGGGAAGGAAGTTTGGTGTTGGTCTTGTGGCGGTATCTCAAAGACCCGCAAACCTTAGCAAATATGTGCTTTCACAGCTAAACACTCAGGCGATTTTCAGGCTCATCACCCAAAACGATATAAATGCGGTATCTCAGTTCTTTGAATATCCTTCGGAGGACCAGTTAAGGCTTCTACCAAATCTCAAGCCAGGTCATCTGTTTTTAAGCGGTATAGCGATGCCCTTTAGTATGCTGATAGAGATTGAGCTCTAA
- the dtd gene encoding D-aminoacyl-tRNA deacylase yields MRAVLQRVKQSKVFVDGVEVASIGEGLNILLGVGVGDTEEDVKKLVEKTVNLRIFEDSSGKFNLSILDVKGSALVVSQFTLYANVKKGRRPSFEFAEKPDRARELYELFVKKLSEYVPTQCGVFGATMEVHIVNWGPVTIILDTKEL; encoded by the coding sequence ATGAGGGCAGTCCTGCAAAGAGTAAAGCAGTCTAAGGTTTTTGTGGATGGTGTAGAGGTGGCGAGCATAGGAGAGGGGTTAAATATCCTTTTAGGTGTAGGTGTGGGAGATACAGAGGAAGATGTGAAAAAACTTGTAGAAAAAACGGTAAACCTCCGAATATTTGAAGACAGCTCTGGAAAGTTTAACCTCTCTATTCTTGATGTGAAGGGCTCTGCCCTCGTAGTTTCTCAATTTACTCTTTACGCTAACGTAAAAAAGGGTAGAAGACCAAGTTTTGAGTTTGCGGAGAAGCCAGACAGAGCAAGAGAGCTCTATGAACTCTTTGTAAAGAAACTTTCAGAGTATGTGCCCACTCAATGTGGTGTATTTGGTGCTACAATGGAAGTGCATATAGTCAATTGGGGACCTGTGACCATAATCCTTGATACTAAGGAGCTTTAG
- a CDS encoding OmpA family protein, whose translation MKRFVLLVVSSTVLFAQDFSNMRLLEGLNQVQKGIELAKREEADKKGPYHFEKAKANRDVAKILASEMDEVGSRVFMIKSFNALSKAGSGKLELDSIEFITQTEIKKVKRVEYGEYGEPLYYDEEEGSKIGVEYQKALGLDISSLNAGLEYIRENKAISCAPAELARAEVYYDAMAYELSKPRPHITRLVDFYSKAQAEINSATEKVNIAKEGNLECYTGKPFVPELAKVEEPTIRPTLTPIPSRIQEEPLMVTARVHFDFNKSNIKREYIPLLNEVVKVLKENPNVRVRIEGFTDDIGSKAYNDRLALRRAQAVRDYLVRAGIPADRIEVAGFGKERYIADNATPIGRFTNRRAEFIVIQVPGQ comes from the coding sequence ATGAAAAGATTTGTGCTTTTGGTGGTAAGCTCCACTGTCCTTTTTGCACAGGACTTTTCTAACATGAGGCTTCTTGAGGGTCTAAATCAGGTTCAAAAAGGTATTGAGCTCGCAAAGAGGGAAGAGGCGGACAAGAAGGGCCCTTATCATTTTGAAAAGGCAAAGGCAAACAGGGATGTGGCTAAAATACTGGCTTCTGAGATGGATGAAGTAGGCTCAAGGGTCTTTATGATAAAGAGCTTTAATGCTCTCTCTAAGGCTGGTTCAGGTAAGTTAGAGCTTGACAGCATAGAGTTCATAACTCAGACAGAAATCAAGAAGGTTAAAAGGGTTGAATACGGCGAGTATGGAGAACCATTATACTATGATGAAGAGGAGGGTTCAAAAATAGGGGTAGAATACCAAAAGGCTCTTGGGCTTGATATAAGCTCTCTTAATGCGGGCTTGGAGTATATTAGAGAAAACAAAGCTATAAGCTGTGCTCCTGCTGAGCTTGCAAGGGCGGAAGTCTATTACGATGCTATGGCTTACGAGCTTTCAAAACCCAGACCTCATATTACAAGGCTTGTAGATTTCTACTCAAAGGCTCAAGCAGAAATAAACAGTGCCACTGAAAAGGTCAATATAGCAAAAGAGGGAAACCTTGAGTGCTATACAGGCAAGCCCTTCGTTCCAGAGCTTGCAAAGGTTGAAGAGCCCACAATAAGACCCACGCTTACTCCTATACCTTCTCGGATCCAAGAAGAACCCCTCATGGTAACTGCAAGGGTTCACTTTGATTTTAACAAGTCCAATATAAAGAGGGAATACATCCCCCTTCTTAACGAAGTGGTAAAGGTGCTTAAGGAAAATCCAAATGTAAGGGTAAGGATAGAAGGCTTTACAGATGATATAGGCTCAAAGGCATACAACGATAGGCTCGCCTTAAGAAGGGCTCAGGCGGTAAGAGACTATCTTGTAAGAGCTGGTATACCTGCGGACAGGATAGAAGTTGCTGGCTTTGGAAAAGAGAGATACATAGCGGACAACGCCACTCCCATAGGGAGGTTTACCAACAGAAGGGCGGAGTTTATTGTGATTCAAGTCCCCGGTCAGTAA